A region from the Triticum urartu cultivar G1812 chromosome 1, Tu2.1, whole genome shotgun sequence genome encodes:
- the LOC125528770 gene encoding extensin-like, whose translation MNPTNDQPPPPSSSFSPPPIAPTTQPPPSSPPATPPTDSTDEEPPTSPPASSPPATLSSPPPPSSSTPPAPSITTPPLASPPATPPTYQANDQSPPPPPSYSPPPSALASPPPPSPLSPPAIAPTTSAPPPSTPPSPMSSPPATPPTDEQTPPPPSSSPPVALSSPPPPSLSTPPSPSIATPPLSSPAATPPTYQGDDQSPPHPTSYSPPPSALASPPPPPLTPPAIAPTTSAPPPSTYPSPMSSPPATPPTDSTDEQTPSPPPSSPPVALSSPPPPSSSTPPAPSIATPPLSSPLATPPTYQGDDQSPPHPPSYSPPPSALASPPPPPLSPPAIAPTTSASPPSSYPSPMSSPPATPPTDSTDEQSPSPPPSSPPVALSSPPPPSSSTPPVPSIATPPLSSPPATPPAYQADDQSPPPPPSYSPPPTALASPPPPPLSPPAIAPTTSVPPPSTSPLPMSSPPATPPTYQVNQPPPPPQFSPPATPPTYQGNAPPPASAPTPLTPSATAPPPGAPTGNGWVQVQNFHDALYWQIGRFVVFKLVNKKDNSLVDVLYVSMQPAGKGNNYFLVIKVADGYKKVGKYHVLLWGVPGSPDEEWKVYWLKFVGY comes from the coding sequence ATGAACCCGACTAATGATCAGCCTCCTCCACCATCGTCGTCATTTAGCCCCCCACCAATAGCTCCAACTACTCAACCACCTCCCTCTAGCCCACCTGCTACACCTCCAACAGACTCAACTGATGAGGAACCTCCTACATCACCACCAGCATCCAGTCCACCAGCAACTCTATCAAGTCCTCCACCACCGTCATCGAGTACACCACCGGCTCCATCCATCACCACACCACCTTTGGCTAGTCCCCCTGCTACACCTCCAACGTACCAAGCTAATGACCAGTCCCCTCCACCTCCACCATCATATAGTCCTCCGCCATCAGCTTTAGCTAGTCCTCCACCACCATCACCACTGAGTCCACCAGCAATAGCACCAACCACTAGCGCACCTCCTCCATCTACTCCCCCATCGCCTATGTCTAGTCCACCAGCAACACCTCCAACTGATGAGcaaactccaccaccaccatcatcTAGTCCACCAGTAGCTCTATCAAGTCCTCCACCACCATCATTGAGTACACCACCGTCTCCATCCATTGCCACACCACCTTTGTCTAGCCCCGCTGCTACACCTCCAACGTACCAAGGTGATGACCAGTCCCCTCCACATCCAACATCATACAGCCCGCCACCGTCAGCTTTAGCTAGtcctcctccaccaccattgACTCCACCAGCAATAGCCCCAACCACTAGCGCACCTCCTCCATCTACTTACCCATCGCCTATGTCTAGTCCACCAGCAACACCTCCAACGGACTCAACTGATGAGCAaactccatcaccaccaccatcTAGTCCACCAGTAGCTCTATCAAGTCCTCCACCACCATCATCGAGTACACCACCGGCTCCATCCATTGCCACACCACCTTTGTCTAGTCCTCTTGCTACACCTCCAACGTACCAAGGTGATGACCAGTCCCCTCCACATCCACCATCATACAGTCCGCCACCATCAGCTTTAGCTAGtcctcctccaccaccattgAGTCCACCAGCAATAGCCCCAACCACTAGTGCATCCCCTCCATCTAGTTACCCATCGCCTATGTCTAGCCCACCGGCAACACCTCCAACGGACTCAACCGATGAGCAAAGTCCATCACCACCACCATCTAGTCCACCAGTAGCTCTATCAAGTCCTCCACCACCATCATCGAGTACACCACCTGTTCCATCCATTGCCACACCACCTTTGTCTAGTCCCCCTGCTACACCTCCAGCATACCAAGCTGATGACCAATCCCCTCCACCTCCACCATCATATAGTCCGCCACCGACAGCTTTAGCTagtcctccaccaccaccattgAGTCCACCAGCGATAGCACCAACTACTAGCGTACCTCCTCCATCTACTTCACCATTGCCTATGTCTAGTCCACCGGCAACACCTCCGACGTACCAAGTTAACcaaccaccaccgccaccacaATTTAGTCCCCCTGCCACACCTCCGACCTATCAAGGTAATGCCCCACCACCGGCATCGGCACCAACACCACTTACTCCCTCAGCAACAGCACCGCCACCTGGTGCCCCTACTGGCAATGGATGGGTGCAAGTTCAGAACTTTCATGACGCCCTATACTGGCAAATCGGGCGCTTTGTGGTGTTCAAGTTGGTAAACAAGAAGGACAACTCCCTTGTTGATGTGCTATATGTGAGCATGCAACCCGCTGGAAAGGGCAACAACTACTTTCTTGTGATAAAAGTAGCAGATGGATATAAGAAGGTCGGCAAGTATCATGTGCTCCTATGGGGTGTGCCTGGGTCACCAGATGAAGAATGGAAAGTATATTGGCTCAAATTTGTAGGATACTAA